Proteins co-encoded in one candidate division KSB1 bacterium genomic window:
- the rimO gene encoding 30S ribosomal protein S12 methylthiotransferase RimO, protein MKTAFINLGCPKNQVDLEIILGSLSVETAQLQDADAVIINTCAFIESAKRESIDAIFEAVSVKEKHPELKIIVSGCLPQRYRDKIKALIPEVDHFVDTREAELTAEEIRRYLKLPVRPQGRRLLSPSHYAYLRIAEGCDNRCAYCAIPLIKGGYRSRPAAEILAEAHRLAEQGVKELLIIAQDTTNYRDEDGIDLPQLLARLETVPGVQWIRLMYTHPAHWSDRLIEAFGDFEKVVPYADIPIQHISDALLQRMNRKTTRAQIEELIDRLRRRVPNIALRTTLLVGFPGETDRDFEELIDFVETVRFDHLGVFTYSREEGTRAYRIKDDVPEEVKLERQQEIMRRQIEIAEERNAEWIGRTVRVLVDENDAQSGIAYARSSYQAPDIDGNILLPPIVAAGEFRTVKITDFELFDLRGEIID, encoded by the coding sequence GTGAAAACAGCCTTTATCAATCTCGGTTGCCCTAAAAATCAGGTCGACTTGGAAATTATTCTCGGTAGTTTATCGGTTGAGACTGCCCAATTGCAAGACGCAGACGCCGTAATCATCAACACTTGCGCGTTTATCGAAAGTGCCAAGCGTGAATCCATTGACGCCATTTTCGAGGCGGTCAGCGTTAAAGAAAAACATCCCGAGCTGAAGATCATCGTTTCCGGCTGTCTGCCCCAGCGTTATCGCGACAAAATCAAAGCTCTCATACCCGAAGTCGATCACTTTGTCGATACCCGCGAAGCTGAACTAACTGCTGAAGAAATCCGCCGATATCTAAAGCTCCCCGTCAGACCCCAGGGTCGCCGTCTGCTTTCGCCTTCCCATTATGCTTATCTGCGCATCGCCGAGGGCTGCGACAATCGTTGCGCCTATTGCGCCATTCCGCTCATCAAGGGCGGCTATCGCAGCCGGCCGGCTGCAGAGATCCTTGCCGAAGCGCATCGTCTGGCGGAGCAGGGCGTCAAAGAGCTGCTGATCATTGCTCAGGATACGACAAACTACCGAGATGAGGACGGCATCGACCTGCCGCAGCTGCTCGCCCGCCTTGAGACTGTTCCCGGCGTCCAGTGGATTCGATTGATGTACACGCATCCGGCGCATTGGAGCGATCGGCTTATCGAAGCCTTTGGCGATTTCGAAAAAGTCGTTCCTTATGCCGACATTCCGATTCAGCATATTTCTGATGCTCTTCTTCAGCGCATGAACCGCAAAACTACCCGCGCTCAAATCGAAGAGCTGATTGATCGTCTGCGCCGCCGTGTTCCCAATATTGCGCTGCGGACCACTCTGCTCGTCGGTTTTCCCGGCGAGACCGATCGTGATTTTGAAGAACTGATCGATTTTGTCGAAACGGTCCGCTTTGATCATCTGGGCGTATTCACCTACTCCCGCGAAGAGGGTACGCGCGCCTACCGCATCAAAGACGACGTGCCGGAAGAAGTCAAGCTGGAGCGACAGCAGGAAATTATGCGGCGGCAGATCGAAATCGCCGAAGAACGCAACGCCGAATGGATCGGCAGGACCGTCCGCGTCCTGGTCGATGAAAACGATGCACAAAGCGGTATCGCTTATGCGCGCAGCTCTTACCAGGCACCGGATATAGACGGCAATATTCTTCTCCCGCCAATTGTTGCAGCAGGTGAATTCCGCACGGTCAAGATAACCGACTTTGAACTGTTCGATCTGCGAGGGGAAATAATCGATTAG
- the purN gene encoding phosphoribosylglycinamide formyltransferase produces the protein MKRAEPLRLAVLASGRGSNLQAILDHIRKGTLDARVVAVISNNGNAGALEIARAEGIPAHHWSRRQFDSDEEYEETGLRLLQECGAELVVLAGYMKIVPERIVRAFQHRILNIHPALLPAFGGKGMYGHFVHQAVIDYGCKVTGVTVHLVDAEYDTGPPVLQRCVPVMDDDDAETLAARVLKVEHEIYSEAIQLFAKDRIRIEGRRVKILPKE, from the coding sequence ATGAAACGAGCAGAACCTCTTCGTTTGGCGGTCTTGGCCTCGGGCCGCGGCTCCAATCTGCAGGCCATCCTCGATCATATTCGCAAGGGCACGCTCGATGCCCGCGTCGTCGCCGTCATCAGCAATAACGGCAATGCCGGCGCGCTGGAAATTGCCCGCGCAGAAGGAATCCCTGCCCATCACTGGTCGCGTCGACAGTTTGACAGCGACGAAGAATATGAAGAAACGGGACTACGGCTTTTGCAGGAGTGCGGCGCCGAACTGGTAGTTCTGGCCGGTTATATGAAAATCGTACCGGAACGAATCGTACGGGCTTTTCAGCATCGAATCCTGAATATCCATCCCGCTCTCCTTCCGGCTTTCGGCGGCAAAGGCATGTACGGCCATTTTGTTCACCAGGCGGTTATCGACTATGGCTGTAAAGTGACGGGAGTCACGGTGCATTTGGTCGATGCGGAATACGATACCGGTCCTCCGGTACTGCAGCGATGCGTGCCGGTCATGGATGACGACGATGCTGAGACTTTGGCTGCCCGCGTGCTGAAGGTCGAGCACGAAATTTATTCCGAGGCCATTCAACTTTTCGCCAAAGATCGAATCCGCATCGAAGGCAGGAGGGTCAAGATTCTTCCTAAAGAGTAA
- a CDS encoding RNA polymerase sigma factor RpoD/SigA encodes MNKKSKKQKEVRTKESIEKYLEEIGNYSPLPPEKEIELACRIHQGDTQALDELVKANLRFVISVAKEYQGQGLPLQDLISEGNLGLIKAAQRFDETRGFKFISYAVWWIRQSILQALAEQSRVVRLPLNRVGAINKVGRALEELEKEFGREPSMAEIADRMEMSDHDVADVIKTSARHLSLDEPFKEDEGNSLLDVLESDRYEPPDGKLMRESLREEIEKVLSTLKPREAEIVKLYFGLDGDRPLTLEEIGEYFELTRERVRQIKEKALRRLRHRSRLDPLRKYLG; translated from the coding sequence ATGAATAAAAAATCTAAAAAACAAAAAGAGGTACGGACTAAAGAGTCCATCGAAAAGTACCTTGAAGAAATCGGCAATTATTCGCCCTTACCGCCGGAAAAGGAAATCGAGCTGGCCTGTCGAATTCATCAGGGCGACACGCAGGCGTTGGATGAACTGGTCAAGGCCAACCTTCGCTTTGTGATCAGCGTGGCCAAAGAGTATCAGGGGCAAGGTTTGCCGCTTCAGGATTTGATCAGCGAGGGCAACTTGGGCCTGATTAAAGCGGCGCAACGTTTCGACGAAACACGCGGCTTTAAATTTATTTCCTACGCCGTCTGGTGGATTCGCCAGTCGATTTTGCAGGCGTTGGCAGAGCAGTCGCGCGTTGTGCGTCTCCCGCTCAACCGCGTCGGCGCCATCAATAAAGTCGGCCGCGCCCTGGAAGAGCTGGAAAAAGAATTCGGCCGCGAGCCGAGCATGGCGGAAATTGCCGACCGCATGGAAATGAGCGATCATGACGTGGCCGACGTCATCAAAACTTCGGCGCGGCATCTCTCTTTGGATGAGCCGTTCAAGGAAGACGAAGGCAACAGCCTGTTGGACGTGCTTGAAAGCGATCGTTATGAGCCGCCCGACGGTAAGCTGATGCGCGAGTCCTTACGGGAAGAGATCGAAAAAGTGCTCAGCACGCTCAAACCTCGGGAGGCGGAAATCGTCAAGCTCTACTTTGGATTGGACGGCGATCGGCCGCTGACCCTCGAGGAGATCGGCGAGTACTTTGAATTGACCCGCGAACGAGTTCGTCAAATCAAAGAAAAGGCTTTGCGCCGACTTCGGCATCGATCGCGTTTGGATCCTTTAAGAAAATATCTTGGATAA
- the ltaE gene encoding low-specificity L-threonine aldolase, translating into MRQIVDLRSDTVTKPTAAMREAMASAPVGDDVFGEDPMINELQRRVAEMTGKEAALFVPSGTMSNQIALFVHTKPGDEVICEYGCHIFNYEGAGAAQLSGVQLHPLKGERGVITAQQIAEAIRPADHHYPRTALIEVENTHNRAGGAVFPLSELRRIRALADERGLTVHMDGARLWNAVVATGIPLAEWCRTADSVSLCFSKGLGAPVGSILVGSAEFIERAHRRRKAQGGGMRQAGILAAAALYALDHHIERLAEDHRRARALAEFLNEHGALVDLAATQTNIVIAELKGRKSAPQFCRELQENGVLALPISEYRVRFVTHLDVDDQGLEYAVKAIGRLLS; encoded by the coding sequence ATGCGGCAAATAGTTGATTTGCGCAGCGATACGGTCACCAAGCCGACGGCGGCAATGCGGGAAGCAATGGCCTCCGCGCCGGTGGGTGACGACGTTTTCGGCGAAGATCCGATGATCAACGAGCTGCAACGTCGCGTCGCCGAAATGACCGGCAAAGAGGCCGCTTTGTTCGTACCGAGCGGCACGATGAGCAACCAAATCGCGTTATTTGTGCATACCAAACCCGGCGATGAGGTGATCTGCGAGTACGGCTGCCATATTTTCAATTATGAAGGCGCAGGAGCTGCGCAGCTTTCGGGTGTACAACTGCATCCGCTTAAAGGCGAGCGGGGCGTTATAACGGCGCAGCAAATTGCCGAGGCGATTCGCCCGGCGGATCATCATTATCCCCGCACGGCTCTGATCGAGGTGGAAAATACGCATAATCGTGCCGGCGGCGCCGTTTTCCCGCTGTCCGAGCTGCGTCGCATTCGTGCTTTGGCCGATGAACGCGGCCTGACCGTTCATATGGACGGCGCGAGGCTGTGGAATGCCGTAGTTGCGACCGGAATCCCTTTAGCGGAATGGTGCAGAACGGCCGATTCAGTTTCCCTCTGTTTTTCCAAAGGCCTCGGAGCGCCGGTCGGTTCGATCCTGGTCGGATCGGCGGAATTCATCGAACGGGCTCACCGACGACGCAAAGCCCAGGGCGGCGGCATGCGGCAGGCGGGCATCCTGGCGGCCGCGGCATTATATGCTCTGGATCATCACATTGAGAGATTGGCCGAGGATCATCGGCGGGCAAGAGCTTTGGCCGAGTTTTTAAATGAACACGGAGCTTTAGTCGACTTGGCCGCAACGCAAACCAACATCGTCATTGCAGAACTAAAGGGGAGAAAATCCGCTCCGCAGTTCTGCAGAGAGCTGCAGGAAAACGGCGTTCTTGCTTTGCCGATTTCCGAATACAGGGTTCGTTTTGTAACCCATTTGGATGTCGACGATCAAGGATTAGAATATGCCGTAAAGGCAATCGGAAGATTGCTTTCTTGA
- a CDS encoding LD-carboxypeptidase: protein MKSLKRFCNRIQKPPRVQVGDLIGIVSPSGFLNDDRILRLESGIVRLQEMGFRVRTGRRLFDRKRYLAGEDADRVADLNEMLRDPTVKAVLCSRGGFGAGRILDAVDYKAVRQNPKIFIGFSDGTALQAAFYLRSQLVTFSGLMAVELAEASEDSLELWRTMLCRDTAGVVLESPTFRTVIGGVSEGILLGGCLSILVSLLGTPFMPDLSGTLLVLEDVGEPLYRIDRFLTQLRLSGALKGVSGVVFGTFVGEPAVSMEELAEVAYEHLSSTGIPIFCGLPYGHFPQRLTLPFGVRAKMDANRGTITLLESATV from the coding sequence ATGAAGTCTCTGAAGCGCTTTTGTAACCGCATTCAAAAGCCGCCCCGAGTCCAGGTCGGAGACCTCATCGGTATTGTTTCGCCGTCCGGCTTTTTGAATGACGACAGGATCCTGCGCCTCGAAAGCGGAATCGTGCGGCTGCAGGAAATGGGCTTCAGGGTGCGGACCGGCCGTCGGCTTTTCGATCGAAAAAGATACCTGGCCGGAGAAGATGCGGATCGTGTCGCCGATCTGAACGAAATGCTGCGCGATCCGACCGTGAAAGCGGTGCTCTGTTCGCGCGGCGGCTTCGGCGCCGGCCGCATTCTGGATGCCGTCGACTATAAGGCGGTTCGGCAAAATCCAAAAATTTTCATAGGATTTAGCGACGGGACGGCGCTGCAGGCGGCGTTTTATCTACGGTCACAGCTGGTCACTTTTTCCGGCCTTATGGCGGTCGAGCTCGCGGAAGCGTCAGAAGATAGTCTGGAACTCTGGCGCACGATGCTTTGCCGAGACACTGCCGGGGTGGTTTTAGAGTCGCCGACTTTTCGAACCGTAATCGGCGGTGTGTCGGAAGGAATACTGCTCGGCGGCTGTCTTTCGATTCTGGTTTCGCTTTTAGGTACGCCGTTCATGCCCGACCTAAGCGGCACCCTCCTGGTTCTTGAAGACGTCGGCGAGCCGCTGTATCGCATCGACCGTTTTCTGACGCAGCTGCGTCTCTCCGGCGCCTTGAAAGGAGTAAGCGGCGTCGTTTTTGGTACGTTTGTCGGCGAACCGGCGGTGTCGATGGAAGAGCTTGCGGAGGTCGCTTACGAGCATTTGTCCTCGACCGGTATTCCGATCTTTTGCGGTTTGCCTTACGGCCATTTTCCGCAGCGGCTGACGCTGCCTTTCGGTGTTCGCGCCAAAATGGATGCGAATCGCGGAACAATCACTTTATTGGAATCGGCAACAGTATGA
- a CDS encoding efflux RND transporter periplasmic adaptor subunit, protein MKSKKRKRFFWIGAAAVVLIGVAFGLIKNKTENNGTPRKTVKVERKTIVQKALAVGAIEPINEIAVKAKVSGVVGRLYVEAGDYVEKGQVVVEINPDPTPLELVQARREVEILQIETGSLQKELARQQVMKEKGLLSDREYEDLKRRYDEAQLRLKSAQEQLQLIEKGKVRSSGMTVETVVKAPISGYILEKLVNIGDPVVPLTSYQPGTPLLRMADMKDLLFKGTVDEIDVGKITEGMPAELQIGALPGKKVKGRVKLISLKAQKQDNQTVFPIEIVITETDGAVLRAGYSANASIIIAKHDSVLSLPERVVTFAGDSTYVFVPKGEKEKEKVLIKTGLSDAITVEILEGLQEGQEVLDKETREII, encoded by the coding sequence ATGAAAAGCAAGAAGCGTAAACGGTTCTTTTGGATCGGCGCGGCTGCCGTTGTTCTTATCGGAGTCGCTTTCGGCCTCATAAAGAACAAAACGGAAAACAACGGCACCCCGCGCAAAACGGTCAAGGTCGAACGCAAGACGATTGTTCAGAAAGCGTTGGCCGTCGGCGCCATCGAACCCATCAATGAGATTGCCGTCAAAGCCAAAGTGAGCGGAGTGGTCGGCAGATTGTATGTTGAAGCCGGAGACTATGTCGAAAAAGGACAGGTCGTCGTCGAAATCAATCCCGACCCGACTCCCTTAGAGTTGGTGCAGGCGAGAAGAGAAGTGGAGATCCTGCAAATTGAAACCGGCAGCCTGCAGAAAGAGTTGGCCCGCCAGCAGGTTATGAAGGAGAAAGGCCTGCTCTCCGATCGCGAGTATGAAGATTTGAAGCGCCGCTATGACGAAGCTCAGTTGCGACTCAAATCGGCTCAGGAACAGCTGCAGTTGATCGAGAAAGGCAAGGTACGCTCTTCTGGAATGACCGTAGAGACGGTCGTCAAAGCGCCGATCAGCGGCTATATCTTGGAAAAGCTTGTTAATATCGGCGATCCGGTCGTACCTTTGACGTCCTATCAACCCGGCACACCGCTGCTGCGCATGGCCGACATGAAGGATTTGCTTTTCAAAGGTACAGTGGATGAAATCGATGTCGGCAAGATTACCGAGGGAATGCCGGCTGAGCTGCAGATTGGCGCCCTGCCTGGCAAAAAGGTCAAGGGTCGCGTAAAGTTGATCTCCCTCAAGGCGCAAAAACAGGACAACCAGACGGTCTTTCCCATCGAGATCGTCATAACCGAGACCGACGGCGCCGTGCTGCGTGCCGGTTATTCAGCCAATGCATCCATTATCATCGCCAAGCACGACAGCGTTCTATCCCTGCCGGAGCGAGTCGTCACCTTTGCCGGTGATTCCACCTATGTCTTTGTTCCCAAAGGCGAAAAGGAGAAAGAAAAAGTTTTGATCAAAACAGGCCTTAGCGATGCCATAACCGTGGAGATTCTTGAAGGTCTACAGGAAGGGCAGGAGGTGTTGGATAAGGAAACCCGAGAGATTATCTAG
- a CDS encoding ABC transporter permease, with the protein MLDLQDTIRQIFLYLRQYKSRTFMTLFGLVWGTMTVVLLLSFGTGVEKSMKKNMHGMGERIAIVWPGTTTKAWQGYNYGRRIRFTMADIELLRREIGEFSAISGEYIYYERPIRNGDRIAKPPVTGVMPEYGLMRNIIECDGGRWINEMDMAEKRRVVFLGNAIRDLLFGENADAVGKTVFIGETPFTVIGVLKKKTQPSSYSYRDQDRVFIPSTTFESLYGWRYLSNFVYQIQDPTRNEIVRDKIYQVLGRRYVFDPTDKNALGIWDTTEMDKFIYYFSLGFQIFLGLIGALTLMVGGIGLANIMYVVVQERTREIGIKRSVGAKQRLIMSEFLVEAFIIIAIGALAGFLLALVFIRLISLLPIKEYVGHPQLSWSVVLISVAVLATVGFMAGYFPARRAARLQVVECLRY; encoded by the coding sequence ATGCTCGATTTACAGGATACAATTCGTCAGATATTTCTCTATCTGCGCCAGTACAAGTCGCGCACCTTTATGACCCTGTTCGGGCTGGTGTGGGGAACGATGACGGTGGTGCTTCTCTTGTCTTTCGGCACCGGCGTCGAAAAATCGATGAAGAAAAATATGCACGGCATGGGCGAACGGATCGCCATCGTATGGCCGGGAACGACCACCAAAGCGTGGCAGGGATACAATTACGGCCGTAGGATTCGCTTTACGATGGCCGACATCGAGCTGCTTCGTCGCGAGATCGGCGAGTTCAGCGCCATCAGTGGGGAATACATTTATTACGAACGGCCGATCCGCAACGGCGACCGCATCGCCAAACCGCCGGTGACCGGCGTCATGCCGGAATACGGCCTGATGCGAAACATCATCGAATGTGACGGCGGCCGTTGGATCAATGAAATGGATATGGCGGAAAAGCGGCGGGTGGTCTTTCTCGGCAATGCCATTCGCGACCTGCTCTTCGGCGAGAATGCCGACGCCGTCGGCAAAACCGTATTCATCGGTGAGACCCCGTTTACCGTCATCGGCGTTTTGAAAAAAAAGACCCAGCCTTCAAGCTATTCCTATCGCGATCAGGACCGCGTTTTCATCCCCTCGACCACCTTTGAATCGCTTTACGGGTGGCGTTATCTGAGCAATTTCGTCTATCAAATTCAGGATCCCACCCGAAACGAGATCGTGCGGGATAAAATCTACCAGGTGCTCGGCAGGCGCTATGTCTTTGACCCCACCGATAAGAACGCTCTCGGTATTTGGGATACCACCGAGATGGACAAATTCATATATTACTTTTCTCTCGGCTTTCAGATCTTTCTTGGGCTGATCGGCGCCCTGACCCTGATGGTCGGCGGTATTGGACTGGCGAACATCATGTACGTTGTGGTTCAAGAACGGACGCGCGAAATCGGCATCAAGAGGTCGGTCGGAGCCAAACAGCGCCTGATCATGAGCGAATTCCTCGTTGAGGCGTTCATAATCATCGCGATCGGCGCCCTGGCGGGATTTCTCCTGGCTTTAGTTTTTATTCGCTTGATTTCTCTGCTGCCGATTAAAGAGTACGTTGGTCATCCGCAGCTCTCCTGGTCGGTGGTGTTGATCTCCGTCGCTGTTTTGGCAACGGTCGGCTTTATGGCCGGCTATTTTCCGGCCCGACGGGCAGCGCGATTGCAGGTCGTCGAATGCCTCAGGTACTAA
- a CDS encoding GWxTD domain-containing protein: MKVLRFWLSIALLGFLQAAEIGPPPIHHDVAVFAAKDRLDHSLTSISVETVFDDLQFVKADSGFQAEYQLSAIIYQGKDQVDGKTWKQKVTVGSYDRTNSRNEVDLAGITFDLPPGEYRLTLTREDYATGKSLSVTDRFRVEDFSRAPLALSDISFARRVEMKDGRVESIVPEVTNPYKGLASPSFAYFEVYAQKAERPVEIHYEITGEKSGVAVKRDFILPLQGLRTAIALPLPIDSLQHDGYRLAIKVSDGNRKAETKKEFFIRWPGLPRNAKDLNLAIQQLQIIASPEEWKKLKRSAKENQVEAFSRFWAVRDPSPGTEYNEAMEAYYQRINYANETFTVMGREGWRTDRGLVFIILGPPDEVIRNDYPSNSKPYQIWQYYSINRQFQFFDRSGYGDYELLNPVSLYELQRFIRW, translated from the coding sequence ATGAAGGTATTGCGTTTTTGGCTGTCTATTGCGCTGCTCGGCTTTCTGCAGGCAGCGGAAATCGGCCCGCCGCCCATTCATCACGATGTCGCCGTGTTTGCCGCCAAGGATCGATTGGACCACAGCCTGACGAGCATTTCCGTCGAGACCGTGTTCGATGATCTGCAGTTTGTTAAAGCCGACAGCGGCTTTCAGGCGGAGTACCAGCTTTCGGCCATTATTTATCAGGGCAAGGATCAAGTCGACGGCAAGACCTGGAAGCAAAAAGTCACTGTCGGCAGCTATGACCGTACCAACAGCCGCAACGAAGTTGACTTGGCCGGCATCACATTCGATCTGCCGCCCGGAGAATATCGCCTGACACTGACGAGAGAAGATTATGCAACAGGGAAGTCTCTGTCCGTGACCGATCGCTTTCGCGTCGAGGATTTTTCCCGCGCGCCGCTCGCGCTCAGCGACATCTCTTTTGCCAGACGCGTCGAAATGAAGGACGGCCGCGTCGAAAGCATTGTGCCGGAAGTAACCAACCCCTATAAAGGTCTGGCCTCACCCTCGTTTGCCTATTTCGAGGTTTATGCGCAAAAAGCCGAGCGGCCTGTGGAGATACATTATGAAATCACCGGCGAGAAAAGCGGCGTCGCGGTCAAGCGCGATTTTATTCTGCCGTTGCAGGGTCTGAGGACCGCCATAGCCCTCCCTCTGCCGATCGACAGTCTGCAGCACGACGGATACCGCCTGGCGATCAAAGTTTCGGATGGGAACCGTAAAGCCGAAACGAAAAAAGAGTTCTTTATCCGTTGGCCGGGATTACCACGTAACGCCAAAGATTTGAATTTAGCCATTCAGCAGCTCCAGATTATTGCTTCACCGGAAGAGTGGAAAAAACTCAAGCGCTCGGCCAAAGAAAATCAGGTTGAAGCCTTTTCGCGCTTTTGGGCTGTGCGGGATCCGTCGCCAGGCACCGAATACAACGAAGCGATGGAAGCCTACTATCAGCGCATCAATTACGCCAACGAAACTTTTACCGTCATGGGGCGCGAGGGCTGGCGAACCGATCGCGGCCTTGTGTTTATCATCCTTGGGCCGCCCGACGAGGTGATCCGCAACGACTATCCGTCCAACTCCAAACCGTATCAAATCTGGCAGTATTACTCGATCAACCGCCAATTTCAGTTTTTCGATCGCAGCGGTTACGGTGATTACGAACTGCTCAATCCGGTTTCGCTGTATGAACTGCAACGCTTCATCCGCTGGTAG
- the purH gene encoding bifunctional phosphoribosylaminoimidazolecarboxamide formyltransferase/IMP cyclohydrolase, with protein MDTTIPIKRALLSVHDKTGLLELAQLLRQFNVEIISTGGTFKTLHEAGISVVPVSEITRFPEILGGRVKTLHPAIHGGILAKRTAEQLAELAEYHIGLIDLVVVNLYPFEKTTAQPDVTLETALENIDIGGPCMIRAAAKNFTAVTVVVDPSQYSELSQDLISNNGGVSLGLRQKFALEAFRRTAAYDQAIGSYLAGLSKEEKDRMPSFFSLDLVKSMDLRYGENPHQRAAFYVERAKPVHGIAAARQLHGKELSYNNLLDLSAAIGLVLEFQQPAVAIIKHTNPCGAALADDLAEAYDLALSTDPVSAFGGIVAANREIGAAVAAKIAEVFTEVVVAPAFSAEALEILTKKKNLRLIEWPVEMPPQAWDIRSVDGGLLVQDRDLGSSPPSEWKVVSKRQPTEAERRAMEFGWRVAKWVKSNAIVYVNENRTLGIGAGQMSRVDSARIAAEKAAAAGLSLKGSVVASDAFFPFRDGIDTAARAGATAVIEPGGSVRDDEVIQAADEHGMALVFTGRRHFRH; from the coding sequence GTGGACACGACTATACCGATCAAGCGGGCACTTTTGAGCGTGCACGACAAAACCGGTCTGTTGGAATTGGCTCAGCTGTTGCGTCAGTTCAATGTGGAAATCATCTCTACCGGCGGCACATTTAAAACCTTACACGAGGCCGGCATTTCGGTCGTGCCGGTATCCGAAATCACCCGTTTCCCCGAAATTCTCGGCGGACGCGTCAAGACGCTGCATCCGGCCATTCACGGCGGGATCTTGGCCAAAAGAACCGCCGAACAGCTGGCCGAACTGGCCGAGTATCACATTGGCCTCATAGATTTGGTAGTGGTCAATCTCTATCCGTTCGAAAAAACAACAGCTCAACCTGATGTCACGCTCGAAACGGCGCTGGAGAATATCGATATCGGTGGTCCGTGCATGATCCGGGCCGCGGCAAAGAATTTTACCGCCGTCACGGTGGTTGTGGATCCTTCTCAATATAGTGAGCTGTCACAGGATCTTATTTCCAATAACGGCGGCGTTTCTTTAGGCCTGCGGCAAAAGTTCGCCCTCGAGGCTTTTCGCCGTACCGCTGCTTACGATCAAGCCATCGGATCCTATTTGGCTGGGCTATCAAAAGAGGAAAAGGATCGCATGCCGTCCTTTTTCTCGTTGGATCTGGTTAAATCTATGGATCTTCGTTACGGAGAAAATCCGCACCAACGGGCGGCTTTTTATGTCGAGCGGGCAAAGCCGGTGCACGGCATTGCCGCGGCGCGGCAACTTCACGGCAAAGAGCTTTCCTACAATAACCTCCTTGATCTGAGCGCGGCAATTGGTCTGGTGCTTGAATTTCAGCAGCCTGCCGTTGCGATCATCAAACACACCAACCCCTGCGGGGCCGCCCTGGCCGACGACCTTGCCGAGGCCTACGACCTGGCATTAAGCACCGATCCGGTCTCCGCATTCGGCGGCATTGTCGCTGCAAACCGCGAGATCGGAGCCGCCGTTGCCGCCAAAATTGCCGAGGTGTTTACCGAAGTCGTCGTGGCGCCTGCCTTCTCTGCCGAAGCTCTGGAAATATTGACCAAGAAAAAGAATTTAAGGCTGATCGAATGGCCTGTCGAAATGCCCCCGCAGGCGTGGGATATCCGCAGCGTCGACGGCGGCCTGTTGGTGCAGGATCGCGACCTGGGTTCCTCGCCGCCGAGTGAGTGGAAAGTGGTCAGCAAACGCCAACCCACTGAAGCCGAGCGCCGTGCGATGGAATTCGGCTGGCGCGTCGCCAAATGGGTGAAAAGCAATGCCATAGTCTATGTGAACGAAAATAGAACCCTGGGCATCGGCGCCGGACAAATGTCGCGCGTCGATTCGGCCAGGATTGCAGCCGAAAAAGCGGCGGCCGCAGGTTTGAGTTTAAAAGGCTCAGTGGTCGCCTCCGATGCCTTTTTCCCGTTCCGAGACGGCATCGATACGGCGGCTCGCGCCGGAGCGACCGCGGTCATCGAACCGGGCGGTTCCGTGCGCGACGATGAGGTCATTCAAGCTGCCGACGAACACGGCATGGCCTTGGTGTTTACCGGCAGACGGCATTTTCGCCATTAA